A stretch of DNA from Rhodothermales bacterium:
GGGCAGTTCCAGCGGTGTTTCGAGTTCGTAACTCTGGCCCCGGTACCGGAGGTCGACGAATGCCTCTACACGCCGGCCCGTCTCTGCGGTCGGCCGGCGAGCGAGGAGGATGCCACACAGCCTCGCGACGCCTTCGGCGAGCGGCGCCGGGTTTTCAAGCAACGCTTCAGCCGGCCGGTGGATGGCGTGGGAGGCGTCGCTCACGACGTCCGCCATCAACAGTCCCAGCGCGCTCAGCACGCCGGGATGAAGCGGCACAAGGATGCGGCGCATGTCCAGCGCCGCGGCGAGGTCGGTGGCGTGGAGCGGGCCAGCGCCGCCAAACGGCATCAGGAGGTACGCCCGTGGATCGTGGCCGCGCTCGACCGATACGCGGCGAAGCGCCCGCTCCATGGTGGCGTTGGCGATGCGGACGATGCCCAGTGCGGTGTGTTCGACCGATTGGCCGAGGGGTTCGCTGATCCGTCCGATGGCCTGCCGCGCGGCCTCGACATCCAGCGCGCGCCCGTCGCCGTGTTGGAACGCCCCGGGATGGAGCCGGCCGAGGACCAGGTTCGCGTCGGTGACGGTGGGTGCGATGCCGCCGCGTCCGTAACAGGCCGGCCCGGGACGTGCGCCGGCGCTTTCGGGCCCCACGCGCAGGGCGCCGCCGGCGTCCACCCGCGCCATGCTGCCCCCGCCGGCGCCTACAGTGTGAATGTCGATCGTCGGGAGGCGTAGCGGTAGGCTGTCGATGTGGCTCTCGGGCGACCGGGGCACTTCACCGGGGCACAACGCCACGTCGGTGCTCGTGCCGCCCATGTCGAAGGTCATCAGCCGGGGCCGCTCGTCCCCGGTGGCCTGGCGGGCTAGGGCAAAAGCACCCACGACGCCGCCGGCGGGGCCGCTCAGCACCAGCCGCGCCGCCTGGTCTGCCGCCAGGTCCAGGTCGATCGCGCCGCCGTTCGACTGCATGATGCGTACGCTCCGACGTCCCAACGCCCGGCCCAGCCGGTTCAGATACCGGGCTACGAGGGGCTGGACATACGCGTTGATGACCGTAGACGCTACGCGTTCGTACTCGCGGTACTCCGGCAGCAAGGTACTGCTCAGGGTGATGAAGGCGTCCGGCAACTCCTCCCGCACTATCGCCGCCGTCCGTAGTTCGTGTTCCGGGTGGAGGAAGGAGAAGAGGTAGACGATGGCGATGCTCTCGACGCCGGCCGCCCCCAGCGCCAGCGCTTCGCGTCGGACGGCCGCTTCATCGAGGGGCTGGACGACCTGTCCGGCGCTGTCGATGCGCTCCGGGATGCCCCGCCGCCAGGGCTGGGGCACGATCGGTTCGGGCCGCGTGGATTCCAGGCGGTACAGGTGCGGGCGATGCTGCCGGCCGATCGCCAGCACGTCTGTGAATCCTTCCGTAGTGAGCAGCCCCGTTCGTGCGCCGCGGCGTTCGAGCAGGGCATTTGTCGCCACGGTGGTGCCGTGCACCACGAGGGCCTCGTCGGAGGCCCCGAGGCGTTCGAGCCCCGCGAGGATGCCGGCGCTCTGATCGTCCGGCGTCGTCGGTACCTTGAGCACCCACAGGACGCCCTGTTCGAGCAGCACAAAATCAGTAAACGTCCCCCCGACGTCGATCCCTATGAGCGTCGTGTGTGGCATGGGCTACCGAGCGCCAAGGTCCCGGCCTCCGTTGGTGCAAAAGGTGCCCTCGACGGGTCGGCAGCGACAGGGGTAGAGCGCGGAGGGGGGTTCGGGTTGGAGCAACGGCTCGATCAGGTCCGCCATAGCCTCGATTAGCCCGGGATGATCGTGCGGTACAGGCACCCGGAAGAAGGCCATGCCCTCGGCTTCGACCTCTTCCCTGAAGTCAATGTCCAACTCGGCGAGCGTTTCCGACTGCTCGTGGAGGAAGCTGATGGGCTCTACGACGAGGCGCCTGGCGCGGACGGCCTTGACGTGCGCCGCGTTGTCGGGCTGCGTCCAGGCGATATTGCGGTTGGCGTGGTTCTGATATCCGATCGTGTATTTCACGCCCAGCAAGCCGGCAATCTCCCGGCAATTCTCCTCCACGTATTGATCGTACCGGCTGCCGGCCTCGATGTATTTCATCGGGGTGCCGTGGGCGGAAAAGTACAGCAGGGTATCCGGGTCGTGCAGGTCGATACCCGCATCGGCGGTCGACCGCGCGATGTGGTCCGCCCGCATGCGTACGTAGGCTGACGACGCATGCCAGCCCGAGATGCCCCGCACAGGGCCCGAAAAGCCCTGTTCCGCGGCGGCCTCCCACACCGCGTTAAGGGCAGCGACGTTTGTGGTGACGCCGCAGAGGGGGTAGACGGAAAAGCCGACCAACTGGTCGGCGCCATCGGCCAGGGCGTCGCGCACGACCTCGGCGATCGTCGGGGACGTGAATTGCATGCCCGTGTAGGCGCGGACATCGTGGCCGCGGGCCGCGAGCCGTGCCTCGACCCGTTCGGTCTGCTGGTGCGCCTGCCCATCCAGCGGCGAGCCACCGATCTTTTTATAATCCTCGATCAACCCCGGTGCGCGGCGTTCGGCGAGCTCGCGGCATCGGCGGCGCAGCGCTTCTTCGTTCGGGTATTCCTCGAGTGGGGCGTTGGTGTAGAAGATGCGTTCGAGGAAAGGCACCACGACTTCGGCCGTCGCCTCGGCCGGCTCGCCGAAGTTCAACAGGATGATTCCGGTGCGGGGCATGTGGGGGGATCAGGATTTGGGGAGATAGGCCATCACTTCGCCGGCGGCGCGTTCGCCATCGCGGATGCAATCCGGGATGCCGACGCCGCGGTAGGCCGCGCCGGCGAGAAAGCAGCCCGGATGGCGGCGCAGCCCGATGTCGATACCCGCCACGCGATCCACATGACCGACAGCATAGTGGGGCATCGAGGACGACCATCGTTGCACAACGTGGAAGAGCGGGGCGGCCGTGATGCCGAGCACGTCGCGGGCTTCGCTCACGGCGATCCGCACCAGGCGATCGTCTTGCGGATCGGTCGAGGCACTGTTCGAGGCACTGTTCGAGGCATTGCTCGAGCCGGTGCTGGCTCCGTTGATGAACATCCGCAGGAGCACTCGGCCGGCGGGCGCGCGGTCCGGTAACTTCGTGGACATCCAGGTACACGCACGTACGGCGCGTCCCTCGCTGCGCGGGGTGATGTAGCCGTAGGCATCGAGCGGGTGGTCTACATCGACTCGGTCATACGCCAGGAAAACCGCATCCATCGAGCCATAGGGAATGGTATCGAGCCGCTGGGCGATTTCCGGAGCCCACGGGCGGAGCAGATTGGCCGAGACGAAGGAGGGTGTCGCGGCGATGAAGGCATCGCAGGTCACGGCGCGTGCGCCTTCCAGCTCCAGCGTGTACCCGGCGCCTTTCCGGCTGATGCCGGCCACCCGTATGCCCGTGCGAACTTCCGAGAGCGCGGCGGCGACGGCTTGCGGGAGGCGGCGCATGCCGCCGGCGAGTGAGACAAACGGCGTGGTCGCCGCGGGTTCAACGGCGGGGGCCGCCTGGAGGCCACGGAGGATGCCCCCGTGAATGCGTTCGAGCCGGCGGAGTTGCGGAAAGGTGGCCATCAGGCTGATGGCATCCCCATCGCCCCCGTAAATGCCGCCCAGTAGCGGATCGACGAGTCGGGAGAAGGCCTCCTGGCCGAGCCGGCGGGTGATGAAGGCGCCGACCGACTCGTCGTCGTCGCCATATCGGGCTGGCAGGACGTAGTCGAGCGCCGCGCGCATCTTACCGGCCGGCGAAAGCAGCGGGCTGCGCGCGAGCGGGCCGAGGCGGGCCGGCACGAGGCCGCTGAGTCCTTCGGGAAGCGGATAAAACGACCCCTTGAAGTAGATCCGACTCCCCATCCGGCCGGGGTCTGTGTTGGTGCCGATGATCTCGCTCCCGAGTCCGATCGCCTCGCAGAGGCGGATCCCTTCGGGTTTCCGCGCCAGGAAGATGTCCGGCCCGCGCTCGATCGTGAACCCGTCGCGGTACACGGTGTCGATCTTCCCGCCGACCTCGGGCGCCGAATCGAACACCATCACGCGCAGATCCATCCCCAGACCGCTTGCCGACCGCTCGAGGGCATAGGCCGCGGCGAGACCGCTGATGCCGGCCCCGATCACCGCTACCGTTTTTCGACTCATGTTGCGCGTCGCCATACGGCTTTACCTACAAAGAAGGGGCCGAGTTTTTCAAGAAACTCCGACGTCTGTCGTGTGCGGCGCATGTGCTGGACGACCATCGACAGCGGATAGAGTTCTTTGCCCATCAAGCCGGCGATGAAGTCGTTGTCGTTTACATCGAACCCGTGGCAGGCGAGCCGGATGTCGTGCGCATGGTCCGCCCGGCCGTAGGCCATCCCGATGCCGCCGTGCTCCATAAGCATCGCGCGCTGTTCCTCGCGGGGCAACTGCTCGAAACGCCCGCTGCGGCGCAGCGGGTACCAGACCGCCCAGGGCCAGTCCGGGTGCGTCGCATGCCGGATCGGTCGCTCGACCAGGACCTCGTCCAGATCGGTTTCGTACCCGATCGTGTAGGTTCGTCCGAAAAGCGTAAATTCCGGCTTAAACGTAAGGTCCGAAAACGGATGCCGATGCACGAGCGGGCGGACGACGTCCACGAAATAGTTGGCGTCCTCACTGAATGTCAGCAGCCCGACGCCGGTAGGGTCGTTTAACTCCTCGTAGAGGACCCCATGGATAACGCTGTCTTCGAGCGTTTCTACGATCCGATGGGTGTGCTGGCAGCCGGAAAAGGCCAGCATTTGCATATACAGCCGGCGATCGGAGGCCAGTTCCGCGCCGTCGGCGGCCTTTCCTTTTTCACGCAGGTCGAGCCCCTTTTTTTCGGGAATCGCGATATCGAGTGCCATGAGGGGATGGATTCAAGGTTCAAAGTCAAGGTTCAAGGTACAAAAGCGTGCATGCAAACATCCTTAAACCTTCAACTTCAAACCTTAGACCGATTTACATGATCGAAAGGGATACAACGATGCGCAACTATCTTTGGATCTGCCTGGTGCTTCTCGGACTCGGCCAGCCGGCGCGGCTCGCGGCGGCGCAGGTCGCTGGCGTCGATGTCCTGCACTACGTATTCGAGCTGACGCTGAGCGACGAGGCCGACCGGATCGAGGGCGAGACGACGCTTACGGCACGATTCACGCGCCCCGATGTCGCCGCGTTGCCCCTGAACCTGGTCTCGCCCACCGGGCCCGCCGAAACAGGCATGCGGGTCGATGCGGTACTCGAAGATGGCCGGCCGATCCGGTTCAACCAGATCGAGGACCGACTTCTACTTACCCTGTCGTCACCCTCGCAGGCCGGTGAGGAGCGCGTCTTCACCATTACCTATGCCGGCACGCCGACTGACGGGCTAATCGTCTCCCGAAACCGGCACGGCAACCGCACCTTTTTTGGCGATAACTGGCCCAACCGGGCGCGGCACTGGCTGCCTACGATCGATCATCCCTCCGACAAGGCGACCTGCGAATTTGTCGTCCGCGCGCCGGCCGGCTACCAGGTGATCGCGAACGGACGGCTCGTCGAAGAAACGGACCTGCCCGGCGGCATGCGCCTTACGCACTGGAAGACGGAGGCGTCGTTGCCGACCAAGGTGATGGTGTTCGGGGCGGCCCGTTTCGCCGTACGCCACGAGGGCGAATACCAGAACGTGCCCATCCAGTCGTGGGTGTACCCCGAGGATCGCGAGGCCGGCTTCCACGACTTCGGGGTGACGCTGGACATGCTCCGCTTCTTCGAGCAGCGGATCGGGCCGTTTCCCTATGAGAAACTCGCTAATGTGCAGTCTAAGACGCGGTACGGCGGGATGGAAAACGCCGGCGCGATCTTCTACAACGAAAACGCGATCACCGGCGAGCGCGCGAACGCGGTGACGGTGGCCCACGAGATTGCCCACCAGTGGTTCGGCGACTCGGTCACGGAAGCCGATTGGCCCCATATCTGGCTGAGCGAGGGGTTTGCCACCTACTTCGCCGAGTTGTATTTCGAGCACACCCTCGGCCGTGAACGATTGCAGGAAGGCATGGCCGAAGCGCGGGCCGCCGTGCTGGGATTTTATCGCCGCAACGCCGGCGCGCCGCTCGTCAATCCGGCTCCAACCGATCCGAACGAACATCTCAATACCAACAGCTACCAGAAAGGCGCCTGGGTGCTGCACATGTTGCGCGGCCTCCTCGGCGAGGAGGCCTTCTGGGCCGGCATCCGCGCGTACTACGCCACCTACCGCGACGCCAACGCCACGTCCGCCGACCTCCAGCGCGTCATGGAAGAGGCCTATGGGAAGGAACTCGGGTGGTTCTTTCAGCAGTGGCTCGAGCGGCCGGGGCACCCGAAGGTGGCCGTGTTATGGACGTACGACGCGGGGCAGGTCGTCGTGACGGTGAACCAGACCCAGCGCGAGGCGCCCTTCCGGTTTCCGCTCACACTGGCGCTCGGGTCGGCGCCTGGCGCGCGGCGTGAGACCGTGGACATTTCGGGCGTTTCCGAGCGGTTTTCGTTCACCGCGTCCGGGCCGATAGATCGCATCGTGGTGGATCCGGATGGTGCCGTGCTGCTCGAAGAAGACCTATAGCGGCGGCTCGAATGGTCGATACCTCTCTGAGAATGCCATTTGGACAACAGAGGGTAAGGCCCTTGATGATCATACCCGATACACAGGCTGCGGCGCCAGAATCTCCGAACGGAAACGCGTCGGATGAGGGGGCCGTGCTGCGCGCCCTGCAAGAAGAATTGCGTGAAACGAGGCTGCTCTTCGGCGAGATGCAGCGCCTCGTGAACCTGGGGACCTGGAGCTACTACCCATCGGATGGGCGCATCGTATGGTCGGACGAGGTGTTTCGCATCGCCGGCTTTGCCCGAGAACAGGGCGAACCCGACTTCGATGGCTACCTCCAGCGGATTCATCCAGAGGATGCACCTATGTTTCTGGATGTGGTCCAACGCGCGCTCCAATGCAACGAAGCCTATACGATCAAACATCGGTTGCTGCTGCCCGATGGGCAGATCAGATGGACGATCAGCAGCGGACGCGTTTTATATGACGATCAGGGCCAACCGGTCAAGCTGATCGGTACCCTTCAGGATATCTGCAAGCAGGAAGAAATCAGCCGGGCGACGCGGGATTCCGAACAGCGGCTGCGCTTTCACATCGAACATTCGCCTCTGGCGTATATCGAGTGGGGTAGGAACTTCAACGTGGTCGAATGGAATCCGGCGGCGGAGCGCATGTTTGGTTTCACACGCGATGAAGTCATCGGGATCATTCCTGGAATGTTTCCTGTGGAGGAGAAGGAGAAGGTGATCGCCCTGACCCGAACCTTACTGGCCGGGCAGGGGGGGACCTACAGCGTGAACACCAACCAGACAAAAGCCGGCAAACGCATCACCTGCGAGTGGTTCAATACGACGCTGCGTTCGGCGGATGGACAGGTGGTGGGCGTTAGTTCGATCGTGCAGGACATCACGCAACGCATCGAGGCGGAGCAGGCCCTGATGGATTACGCGCGCGAGCTAAAAAAGACGCGCGACCAGGCGGAGAGCGCCACCCTTGCCAAGAGCGCCTTCCTCGCGAACATGAGCCATGAAATCCGGACGCCGCTGAACGGCGTGATCGGCATGGCAAGTCTGCTGAGCGAAACCGAGCTGTCGAGCGAACAGAGCGATTTTGTTTCGACCATCCTCGTCTCCAGCGAGACGCTGCTCGGCATCATCAACGACGTGCTGGATTTTTCGAAGATTGAAGCCGGCAAAGTCGAACTCGAGCGTCTGCCCGTATACGTACACGACCTGATCGAAGGCTCGCTCGATCTCCTGGCGACCCGTGCCGCGGACCACGGTCTGGAATTGCTGTACGAACTGGAGCCTGGAATCCCGAAGCGCATCTATACCGACCCTACGCGCCTGCGCCAGATCCTGGTCAACCTCCTGGCGAATGGCGTCAAGTTTACCGAGTGCGGAGAGATCGAGGTCCGCGTCGGCGCTGAAGAACGGGCAGACGGCAGGTACACCCTTCATTTCACCGTACGAGACACGGGGATCGGGATCCCGCCGGAGAAGGTCGATCGGTTGTTTCGATCGTTCTCGCAGGTCGACGCCTCCACCAACCGCAAGTACGGCGGCACGGGTCTGGGGCTGTCGATCTCCTTCAGGCTGGCGGAGTTGATGGGGGGGACGATGTGGGTGGAGAGTGTCGAGGGGGTGGGTACCACGTTTCACTGCACGATCGTCGCGGATGCCCTACCCGGCGATACCGGCGAGGCGGATCGCGCCTTCCCGGTGGCGCAGCGGATCCTGCTGCTCGAACCCCATCCGCAAAGCCGCGCGATACTCAGCCGCCGGCTGGTCGCGATGAATCTGGTCGTCGAACCCTGTGCAAGCGTCGCGGAGGCACAGTCCAGGATCCTGTCGGCCAGGTTTGATGCCCTCATCATCGATAGCCGGCTGACGCGCGAAGAAGCCGGCCAATTAAACACGACGCTTGCTGCCTCCTGCGTGCACGTGCCGGTGCTGGCCATGGTGTCTCTGGGAGGCGATTCCGGCAACCGCACCCTGCCGGCGGATGTGTACCTTCACCGTCCAGTGCGGGTGCTGGGGCTGTTCACGAAACTCCAGGAGACCTTTTCCAAGAAGCCGTTTACCCATCTCAGCGCGGCCGCCGGCCTTTCCGTGGCCGATACGCGGGTGCTCGTGGCGGAAAAACACCCGCTCCACCAGCGACTCGTGCTTAAGATGCTGGGCGATCTCGGCTGTAGGGTCGACGTCGTACGCCCGGCCGACGCTCTGGCCGCGAGTGCCGGCGGAGGAAGTAGGCTCATCGTGCTGGGGCTCGATGAGATTGAACGGGCCGTCGCCACTCAGCCGGCGCTCCGATTCGACGCGGGGGATGCCTATGTGGTGGCTCTGGCGATGCACCTCAGCGCCGTCCGTCGCAGCGAGCTTCAGGCCATTGGCGTCGTAGATGTACTCCAACTACCCCTTCAGGCCGGCGCGCTGCAGCGCGTCGTACAGCGCTACATGCGGTCGGCGACATCGGTTCTTCTGGCCGTCGGGGGATGACCGGGGCGGACGAAGGTGTTCCGTTTGAGTGAAGGTCGTAGATTGGAGGGTCTCCGTCCACCCTCGCCCGCGTATCCATGACCTGGCGAACGCCCCTCCTGTTGATGCTGAGCGTGTCGCTGGCTGCCGCCGGCCTCGCGGCGTTCCGTTTTGCCCGAACGCCGGTTTCGTTCAACGACGATATCCGCCCGGTGCTCAATGCCAACTGCCTCCGGTGTCACGGCGGTGTCCGTCAGGCCGGCGGCTTCAGCCTGCTGTTTCCTGATGAGGCCCAGGTTCCTGGCGAATCCGGCCGCATCCCCATCGTCCCCGGGCAGCCCGACTCCAGTGAGGTGATCCGCCGCATTCGTCACTCCGACCCCGAGGAGCGGATGCCGTTCGAACATCCGCCGCTGAGCGGTGACCAGATCGACCTCCTCACCCGCTGGATCGAGGCTGGCGCTCCGTTCGAAACCCACTGGGCCTACGTGCCGCCCGACTCGACTCTCACACCGCCCGACATCTCGTCTCCCTGGATCCGAAACGATATCGATCGCTTCATCCTGACCCGGCTCGAAGCGCAGGACCTGGTCCTCAGCCCGGAGGCCGCGTGTTACGACCTCCTCCGCCGGCTCGCGCTCGACCTCACCGGCTTACCCCTCGCTCCCGACCAGGCTGACGCCTATTGCCGAGCACCAGGCGAGAAAGCCTATCTGACCCTCGTCGATAGCCTGCTCGCCACGCCGGCGTACGGCGAACACCTCGCCGCCACCTGGCTGGACCTCGCCCGCTACGCGGACACCAAAGGCTACCGGCCCGACCTTCACCGAGAAATCTGGCCCTATCGGGACTGGGTGATCGAGGCGTTTAACGCAGACATGCCCTTCGACCGGTTCACCATCGAACAACTCGCCGGCGACCTCCTTCCCGATCCTACCATCTCTCAGCGCACCGCCACGGCCTTCCATCGCAACAGCATGGCCAGCGACGAAGGCGGGACGGACGACGAGGAGTTTCGCGTCGCCGGCGTGATCGATCGGGTCAACACGACCTGGGAGGTCTGGATGGGCACCACCATGGTCTGCGTCCAGTGCCACAGCCACCCCTACGACCCGTTCCGGCACGAGGAGTATTTCACCTCCTACGCCTTCTTCAACAACACGGCCGATACGGATCACTACTCGGAGGCTCCGCACCTCGCGACGTACGATGCACTGCGCGCCGATTCGGTGCATACGCCCATCATGATGGAACTCGAGGGGGATGCCCGCCGCGTCACCCATCGGTTCACCCGGGGAAACTGGCTGGATCCCGCCGAGGTCGTCGAACCGGGCGTGCCGGGCTCGTTGCCGGCGATGGCGCCCGAGCTGCCCCGCAATCGCCTCGGCTTCGCTCGATGGATCGTGAGCCCGGATCACCCGCTGACCTCCCGGGTGCTCGCGAACCGACTCTGGGCCGGCCTCTTCGGGCGAGGCATCGTGCAGACGCTGGAAGATTTTGGGACACAGGGCGAGCCGCCCACCCACTCCGAGTTGCTGGACTGGCTCGCCGTCCGCCTCCGCACCACCCACGGCTGGCGCATCAAGCCTTTTTTGCGGGAGATCGTCCTTTCGGCCACCTATCGCCAGACCAGCCGGCTCACGCCGGAACTCCTGGAGCAGGATCCAGCCAATCTGTGGCTGGCGCGGGGACCGCGCGTTCGTCTTTCGGCCGAGCAGATCCGCGACCAGGGGCTGGTCGTGAGCGGGCTCCTCCATCCGTCGATCGGCGGCCCGAGCGTCATGCCGGCCCAGCCGCCCGGCATCTGGAGCGTCCAACTCCGGCCCCAGATCCAGTGGAAAAACGCCGACAACCCGGAGGACCGTCGCCGGCGCGCCCTGTACACCTACTGGCGGCGATCCAGCCCCTACCCCTCGATGGCCGCGTTTGATAGCCCGAGCCGGGAGCAGTGTGTGTCGCGCCGGGTGAGCACCAACACCCCGCTACAGGCCTTCGTTACCCTGAACGACCCGGTCTACGTTGAGATGGCCCGGGGCCTCGCCAGCCGCATGGCCGAAGCAGGCCCGGGGCTCGAAGACCAGATCACGCACGGCTATCGCCTGACCCTGCTGGCCCCGCCCTCGTCCGAGACCCTGGGGACGCTCACTGAATTGCACCACGCGGCCCGCGCCCGGTACGCCGGTGCACCCGCGGACACCCTCGCCGCGGCCGCCGGCCCGCTGCAGCCGGCCACGCCGGAACGCGCCGCGTTGGTTCAAGTGGCCTCGGCCCTCCTGAACCTGGATGCGTTCATCATGAAACCATGAGGAGCAGGCAACGCGACATGGACCCGATTCAAGCCTACCGACACACCCTCGGCGCCCATCAAACACGCCGACACTTCCTTCGCACCTGCTCATCCGGCCTCGGCGCCGCGGCGCTGACGTCCTTGCTCGGCGCGTGCGGCGGCGCACGAACACCGGCCAAGGAGGTCCTGCACGCCGCCTCCCGCGTCGCGCCGAAGGCGCGGAGCGTCATCTTCCTCCACATGGAAGGGGGCCCCTCCCAGCTGGAACTGTTCGACTACAAGCCGGCTCTCGCCCGCCTCGACGGGCAGGAGTGCCCGCCCTCGCTGATCGAAGGCAAACGCTTTGCGTTCATCGAAGGCGTGCCGAAGATGCTCGGCCCCCACACCACGTTCCGCCGGCACGGGCGGTCCGGCGCTTACGTATCGGACGTGCTCCCGCACTTCGCGACCATCGTGGACGAGGTCGCCTTCCTCAAGGCTGTGCACACCGACCAGTTCAACCACGCGCCGGCGCAGCTCCTGTTTTACACGGGCCACGCGCGGACCGGCCGGCCAAGCATGGGGTCGTGGGTGACGTACGGGCTCGGGTCCGACAACGACAACCTGCCCGGCTACGTGGTCCTCGTCTCCGGCCGCGCCGAGCCCAGCGCCGGAAAAAGCCTCTGGGGCAGCGGCTTCCTGCCGACGGTGTTTCAGGGCGTTCAGTGTCGCTCGGGCGATGAGCCGGTGCTGTATATGAACGACCCGCCCGGGGTGGACCGCGGCACGCGCCGGCTGGCGCTCGACGCCATCAACACCATCAACCAGCGTCACTACGAGGACGTGCTGGATCCCGAAATCCTCACCCGCATCGAGCAATACGAGCTGGCCTTCCGGATGCAGATCGCCGCCCCCGAGGTGCTGGACGTCAGCGCGGAGTCCGAGGAAACCCGCCGGCTCTATGGCGCCGAATCGGGCGTGGCCTCGTTCGCCAACAACTGCCTGCTCGCCCGCCGACTCGTCGAAAACGGGGTGCGCTTCGTCCAGCTCTTCCACGACGGCTGGGACTCCCACGGCACCACGGAATACGAATCGATCAACTACGGCTTCGTGGAGCGGTGCAAGGAGGTGGATCAGGCGATGACGGGGCTGGTGATCGACCTCAAACGGCGCGGCCTGCTCGACGACACGCTCGTCGTATGGGGCGGCGAGTTCGGGCGGACGCCCATGATGGAGAACCGGGGCGGGGTGTCCAACCCGTTTAAAGGGCGAGACCACCATAGCGAGGCCTTTACGATGTGGCTCGCCGGCGGTGGC
This window harbors:
- a CDS encoding DUF1501 domain-containing protein, producing MDPIQAYRHTLGAHQTRRHFLRTCSSGLGAAALTSLLGACGGARTPAKEVLHAASRVAPKARSVIFLHMEGGPSQLELFDYKPALARLDGQECPPSLIEGKRFAFIEGVPKMLGPHTTFRRHGRSGAYVSDVLPHFATIVDEVAFLKAVHTDQFNHAPAQLLFYTGHARTGRPSMGSWVTYGLGSDNDNLPGYVVLVSGRAEPSAGKSLWGSGFLPTVFQGVQCRSGDEPVLYMNDPPGVDRGTRRLALDAINTINQRHYEDVLDPEILTRIEQYELAFRMQIAAPEVLDVSAESEETRRLYGAESGVASFANNCLLARRLVENGVRFVQLFHDGWDSHGTTEYESINYGFVERCKEVDQAMTGLVIDLKRRGLLDDTLVVWGGEFGRTPMMENRGGVSNPFKGRDHHSEAFTMWLAGGGVKPGVTYGVTDEIGYYGIDERVHVHDLQATILHQLGLDHERLTYAFQGRDFRLTDVSGEVVRAILA
- a CDS encoding PSD1 and planctomycete cytochrome C domain-containing protein, translated to MTWRTPLLLMLSVSLAAAGLAAFRFARTPVSFNDDIRPVLNANCLRCHGGVRQAGGFSLLFPDEAQVPGESGRIPIVPGQPDSSEVIRRIRHSDPEERMPFEHPPLSGDQIDLLTRWIEAGAPFETHWAYVPPDSTLTPPDISSPWIRNDIDRFILTRLEAQDLVLSPEAACYDLLRRLALDLTGLPLAPDQADAYCRAPGEKAYLTLVDSLLATPAYGEHLAATWLDLARYADTKGYRPDLHREIWPYRDWVIEAFNADMPFDRFTIEQLAGDLLPDPTISQRTATAFHRNSMASDEGGTDDEEFRVAGVIDRVNTTWEVWMGTTMVCVQCHSHPYDPFRHEEYFTSYAFFNNTADTDHYSEAPHLATYDALRADSVHTPIMMELEGDARRVTHRFTRGNWLDPAEVVEPGVPGSLPAMAPELPRNRLGFARWIVSPDHPLTSRVLANRLWAGLFGRGIVQTLEDFGTQGEPPTHSELLDWLAVRLRTTHGWRIKPFLREIVLSATYRQTSRLTPELLEQDPANLWLARGPRVRLSAEQIRDQGLVVSGLLHPSIGGPSVMPAQPPGIWSVQLRPQIQWKNADNPEDRRRRALYTYWRRSSPYPSMAAFDSPSREQCVSRRVSTNTPLQAFVTLNDPVYVEMARGLASRMAEAGPGLEDQITHGYRLTLLAPPSSETLGTLTELHHAARARYAGAPADTLAAAAGPLQPATPERAALVQVASALLNLDAFIMKP